A window of Mucilaginibacter paludis DSM 18603 contains these coding sequences:
- a CDS encoding OmpP1/FadL family transporter: protein MRRVLLIGLALLPVMAMAQGFQVNLHGQKQVGMGNTGTGIVQDGASILFNPGAVAMLPENYIQGGISPLVFQSAFQSTGSSQYFNNKNEIATPFTFYAAWGPKASFWKIGLGVYTPFGGLTNWGNTWDGKYALESLNLKAIYFQPTLSVKLADFLSIGGGFVYDYGSVDLQRGLPVSSDAAIDIKGHGHGYGWNAGIYIKTEVGMTVGITHRSNANTSINNGDVTYSGTIPASIKATQFPDGTKFNAAIDLPSTTSVGFGFYPTNKWTIGVDLNYVRWRSYKSLDFNFSQSVGGSTFSSSARNYKDAYDFRGGAEYKATQAFALRFGGGYATTSVRDGYVTPEAPDANRVYGTVGLGYTLAKKLDIDFAFEYEHLMNRTQTNIESGLSGTFKTDVWIPGISLAYHW from the coding sequence ATGAGAAGAGTATTACTAATAGGGCTTGCGCTATTGCCTGTTATGGCTATGGCTCAAGGATTTCAAGTTAATCTGCACGGACAAAAGCAGGTAGGTATGGGTAACACCGGCACCGGTATTGTACAGGACGGTGCATCGATATTGTTTAACCCCGGAGCGGTGGCTATGCTCCCCGAAAATTATATACAAGGCGGCATCAGCCCGCTCGTATTTCAATCCGCATTCCAAAGCACAGGCTCAAGCCAGTATTTTAACAACAAGAATGAAATAGCCACTCCTTTTACCTTTTATGCCGCCTGGGGACCCAAGGCATCGTTTTGGAAAATCGGGTTAGGCGTTTATACTCCCTTTGGCGGATTAACCAATTGGGGAAATACCTGGGATGGTAAGTACGCGTTGGAGAGCCTTAATTTAAAAGCTATTTATTTTCAGCCTACTTTAAGCGTTAAACTGGCCGACTTTTTAAGTATTGGTGGTGGTTTTGTTTACGACTATGGTAGTGTTGATTTGCAACGCGGCTTGCCCGTTAGCAGTGATGCTGCTATAGATATTAAGGGCCACGGCCATGGCTACGGATGGAACGCCGGTATCTATATCAAAACAGAAGTGGGCATGACTGTCGGTATCACGCATCGGTCAAACGCCAATACGTCTATCAATAACGGTGATGTTACCTATTCAGGCACCATACCCGCATCCATCAAGGCTACTCAGTTTCCCGACGGGACGAAATTTAACGCAGCTATTGATCTGCCTTCAACAACCAGCGTTGGTTTTGGGTTTTATCCAACCAACAAGTGGACTATAGGTGTTGATTTAAACTACGTAAGGTGGCGTTCATACAAGTCTTTAGACTTTAATTTTTCGCAGAGTGTGGGCGGCTCAACGTTTTCAAGTTCGGCACGTAATTATAAGGATGCCTATGATTTTAGGGGAGGAGCCGAGTATAAAGCGACACAGGCTTTTGCCTTGCGTTTTGGAGGGGGTTATGCAACAACATCTGTTAGAGATGGATATGTTACTCCCGAAGCCCCTGATGCTAACCGGGTTTATGGAACAGTTGGCCTGGGCTATACGCTGGCTAAAAAGTTAGATATCGATTTTGCATTTGAATATGAACACCTGATGAACAGAACTCAAACCAATATCGAGTCCGGTTTATCCGGAACATTTAAAACCGATGTTTGGATCCCCGGAATCTCTCTTGCTTATCACTGGTAA
- the atpC gene encoding ATP synthase F1 subunit epsilon: MNLEILTPDKKVFEGEVKSVTVPGTMGSFEILNNHAAIISTLEDGKLIVRTSGKEEVYIVKGGVVEVLNNKVMVLAEGIIQR, from the coding sequence ATGAATTTAGAAATACTTACTCCCGATAAAAAAGTGTTCGAAGGCGAGGTTAAATCCGTAACCGTTCCGGGCACTATGGGATCTTTCGAGATATTAAACAATCACGCTGCCATCATCTCTACTTTAGAGGATGGTAAACTCATTGTTCGTACTTCCGGTAAAGAGGAAGTTTACATAGTTAAAGGTGGCGTTGTTGAAGTACTGAACAACAAAGTGATGGTTTTGGCGGAGGGTATTATTCAACGCTAA
- the atpD gene encoding F0F1 ATP synthase subunit beta, whose product MPNIGKISQIIGPVVDVSFANDGQLPRIFDALEITKDNGQKIILEVQQHLGEDRVRAIAMDSTDGLLRGMTVTDTKSPIKMPVGDQIKGRLLNVVGQAIDGIDQLDNSAGAPIHAKPPRFDELSTETEVLFTGIKVIDLIEPYAKGGKIGLFGGAGVGKTVLIMELVNNIAKAYAGLSVFAGVGERTREGNDLLREFIESNVINYGDAFKHSMEEGGWDLSVVDKEKLKESKATLVFGQMNEPPGARARVALSGLTVAEYYRDGDGEGQGKDILFFVDNIFRFTQAGAEVSALLGRMPSAVGYQPTLATEMGLMQERITSTKRGSITSVQAVYVPADDLTDPAPATTFAHLDATTSLSRKIAELGIYPAVDPLDSTSRILSAAILGDEHYNTAQRVKEILQRYKELQDIIAILGMDELSEEDKLVVTRARRVQRFLSQPFHVAEQFTGLKGVLVDIKDTIKGFNMIMDGEVDEYPEAAFNLVGTIEDAIEKGKKLLAEANN is encoded by the coding sequence ATGCCAAACATTGGAAAAATATCACAAATCATTGGCCCGGTAGTTGACGTAAGCTTTGCTAATGACGGACAACTCCCCCGGATCTTTGATGCCTTAGAGATCACAAAAGACAACGGACAAAAAATTATCCTTGAAGTTCAACAACACTTAGGCGAAGACCGGGTGCGAGCGATTGCGATGGATTCGACGGACGGGTTATTACGCGGTATGACAGTTACCGATACGAAGTCGCCGATCAAAATGCCTGTTGGCGATCAGATCAAAGGCCGTTTATTAAATGTTGTAGGACAAGCTATTGATGGTATTGATCAATTAGATAATTCGGCTGGTGCCCCTATCCACGCTAAACCTCCGCGTTTTGATGAGTTATCAACCGAAACAGAGGTATTGTTTACAGGTATCAAAGTAATCGATTTAATTGAGCCTTATGCAAAAGGCGGTAAAATTGGTTTATTTGGTGGTGCCGGTGTAGGTAAAACCGTATTGATCATGGAGCTGGTAAACAATATTGCCAAGGCTTACGCAGGTTTATCGGTATTTGCCGGTGTAGGTGAGCGTACCCGCGAAGGAAACGACTTATTGCGCGAGTTTATAGAATCGAATGTGATTAACTACGGCGATGCTTTCAAACATTCAATGGAAGAAGGCGGCTGGGATTTAAGCGTAGTTGATAAAGAAAAATTAAAAGAATCAAAAGCGACACTGGTTTTCGGTCAGATGAACGAGCCTCCCGGTGCACGTGCGCGGGTAGCTTTATCAGGATTAACCGTTGCCGAATATTATCGTGACGGTGATGGCGAAGGACAAGGTAAGGATATCCTGTTCTTCGTGGATAACATCTTCCGCTTTACCCAGGCAGGTGCCGAGGTATCGGCTTTGTTAGGCCGTATGCCATCGGCGGTAGGTTACCAGCCAACACTGGCTACCGAAATGGGTTTGATGCAGGAACGTATCACATCAACCAAACGTGGATCGATTACATCAGTACAAGCGGTATACGTACCTGCGGATGATTTAACCGACCCTGCACCGGCAACAACATTTGCCCACTTGGATGCTACAACTTCGTTATCGCGTAAAATTGCCGAGTTAGGCATTTACCCCGCGGTTGACCCATTGGATTCAACTTCACGCATCCTTAGCGCTGCCATTTTAGGTGATGAGCATTATAATACCGCTCAACGCGTTAAAGAAATTTTACAACGCTACAAAGAGTTGCAGGATATCATCGCTATTTTGGGTATGGATGAGTTATCTGAAGAAGATAAATTGGTAGTAACCCGTGCGCGCCGTGTACAACGTTTCCTTTCGCAACCGTTCCACGTAGCTGAGCAATTCACCGGTTTAAAAGGTGTATTGGTTGATATCAAAGATACCATTAAAGGCTTTAACATGATTATGGATGGCGAAGTTGATGAGTATCCTGAAGCAGCTTTCAACCTGGTAGGTACTATTGAGGATGCTATTGAAAAAGGTAAAAAATTATTAGCAGAAGCAAATAACTAA